One stretch of Lagenorhynchus albirostris chromosome 13, mLagAlb1.1, whole genome shotgun sequence DNA includes these proteins:
- the SNX17 gene encoding sorting nexin-17 isoform X2, producing the protein MHFSIPETESRSGDSGGSAYVAYNIHVNGVLHCRVRYSQLLGLHEQLRKEYGANVLPAFPPKKLFSLTPAEVEQRREQLEKYMQAVRQDPLLGSSETFNSFLRRAQQETQQVPTEEVSLEVLLSNGQKVLVNVLTSDQTEDVLEAVAAKLDLPDDLIGYFSLFLVREKEDGAFSFVRKLQEFELPYVSVASLRSQEYKIMLRKSYWDSAYDDDVMENRVGLNLLYAQTVSDIERGWILVTKEQHRQLKSLQEKVSKKEFLRLAQTLRHYGYLRFDACVADFPEKDCPVVVSAGNSELSLQLRLPGQQLREGSFRVTRMRCWRVTSSVPLPSGGTSSPGRGRGEVRLELAFEYLMSKDRLQWVTITSPQAIMMSICLQSMVDELMVKKSGGSIRKMLRRRVGGTLRRSDSQQAVKSPPLLESPDASRESMVKLSSKLSAVSLRGIGTPSTDASASDVHGNFAFEGIGDEDL; encoded by the exons ATGCACTTTTCCATTCCTGAAACCGAGTCCCGCAGCGGGGACAGCGGCGGCTCCGCCTACGTG GCCTATAACATTCACGTGAATGGAGTCCTGCACTGTCGGGTGCGCTACAGCCAACTCCTGGGGCTGCACGAGCAG CTTCGGAAGGAATACGGGGCCAATGTGCTTCCTGCATTTCCCCCAAAGAAGCTTTTCTCTCTGACACCCGCTGAGGTAGAACAGAGGAGAGAGCAGTTAGAGAAGTACATGCAAGCTG TTCGGCAAGACCCATTGCTTGGGAGCAGTGAGACCTTCAATAGTTTCTTGCGTCGGGCACAACAG GAGACACAGCAGGTCCCAACAGAAGAGGTCTCCTTGGAAGTGCTGCTTAGCAACGGGCAGAAAGTTCTGGTCAATGTGCTAACTTCAGATCAGACTGAGGATGTCCTGGAG GCTGTGGCTGCAAAGCTGGATCTTCCAGATGACTTGATCGGATACTTTAGTCTCTTTCTAGTTCGAGAAAAAGAGGATGGAGCCTTTTCGT TTGTACGGAAGTTGCAAGAGTTTGAGCTGCCTTATGTGTCTGTTGCCAGTCTTCGGAGTCAAGAGTATAAGATTATGCTAAGGAAGAG TTATTGGGACTCTGCCTATGATGACGATGTCATGGAGAACCGGGTTGGCCTGAACCTGCTTTATGCTCAG ACAGTATCAGACATTGAGCGTGGGTGGATCCTAGTCACCAAGGAGCAGCACCGGCAGCTCAAATCACTGCAAGAGAAGGTCTCCAAGAAGGAG TTCCTGCGGCTGGCCCAGACGCTGCGGCACTATGGCTACTTGCGCTTCGATGCCTGTGTGGCTGACTTCCCGGAGAAGGACTGTCCAGTGGTGGTGAGCGCAGGCAACAGTGAGCTCAGCCTCCAGCTCCGCCTGCCTGGCCAGCAACTCCGTGAAGGCTCCTTTCGGGTCACCCGCATGCGGTGCTGGCGGGTCACCTCCTCT GTGCCACTGCCCAGTGGAGGCACAAGCAGCCCAGGTCGGGGCCGGGGTGAGGTGCGCCTGGAACTGGCTTTTGAATACCTCATGAGCAAGGACCGGCTACAGTGGGTCACCATCACCAGCCCCCAG GCTATCATGATGAGCATCTGCTTGCAGTCCATGGTGGATGAACTGATGGTGAAGAAATCCGGCGGCAGTATCAGGAAG ATGCTACGCCGGCGGGTGGGGGGCACCCTGAGACGCTCAGACAGCCAGCAAGCAGTGAAGTCCCCACCGCTGCTT gagTCACCTGATGCCAGCCGGGAGTCCATGGTCAAACTCTCA AGCAAGCTGAGTGCCGTGAGCTTGCGGGGGATTGGCACTCCCAGTACAGATGCCAGTGCCAGTGATGTCCACGGCAATTTCGCCTTTGAGGGCATTGGAGATGAGGATCTGTGA
- the SNX17 gene encoding sorting nexin-17 isoform X1, translating to MTTRPPPGGRSAGDRRGGRSARQDQREGGRGKEEARTPPGGTSRSAARSAPEAVRTRVRRGAGTERQGPEAYNIHVNGVLHCRVRYSQLLGLHEQLRKEYGANVLPAFPPKKLFSLTPAEVEQRREQLEKYMQAVRQDPLLGSSETFNSFLRRAQQETQQVPTEEVSLEVLLSNGQKVLVNVLTSDQTEDVLEAVAAKLDLPDDLIGYFSLFLVREKEDGAFSFVRKLQEFELPYVSVASLRSQEYKIMLRKSYWDSAYDDDVMENRVGLNLLYAQTVSDIERGWILVTKEQHRQLKSLQEKVSKKEFLRLAQTLRHYGYLRFDACVADFPEKDCPVVVSAGNSELSLQLRLPGQQLREGSFRVTRMRCWRVTSSVPLPSGGTSSPGRGRGEVRLELAFEYLMSKDRLQWVTITSPQAIMMSICLQSMVDELMVKKSGGSIRKMLRRRVGGTLRRSDSQQAVKSPPLLESPDASRESMVKLSSKLSAVSLRGIGTPSTDASASDVHGNFAFEGIGDEDL from the exons ATGACCACGCGTCCGCCACCAGGCGGGAGGTCAGCCGGGGATCGGCGTGGGGGACGCAGTGCGCGGCAGGATCAAAGGgaaggggggcgggggaaggaagAAGCACGCACACCTCCCGGAGGAACAAGCCGGTCCGCGGCACGGAGTGCGCCCGAAGCAGTGCGGACCAGAGTCCGGCGTGGCGCGGGAACCGAACGACAAGGCCCAGAG GCCTATAACATTCACGTGAATGGAGTCCTGCACTGTCGGGTGCGCTACAGCCAACTCCTGGGGCTGCACGAGCAG CTTCGGAAGGAATACGGGGCCAATGTGCTTCCTGCATTTCCCCCAAAGAAGCTTTTCTCTCTGACACCCGCTGAGGTAGAACAGAGGAGAGAGCAGTTAGAGAAGTACATGCAAGCTG TTCGGCAAGACCCATTGCTTGGGAGCAGTGAGACCTTCAATAGTTTCTTGCGTCGGGCACAACAG GAGACACAGCAGGTCCCAACAGAAGAGGTCTCCTTGGAAGTGCTGCTTAGCAACGGGCAGAAAGTTCTGGTCAATGTGCTAACTTCAGATCAGACTGAGGATGTCCTGGAG GCTGTGGCTGCAAAGCTGGATCTTCCAGATGACTTGATCGGATACTTTAGTCTCTTTCTAGTTCGAGAAAAAGAGGATGGAGCCTTTTCGT TTGTACGGAAGTTGCAAGAGTTTGAGCTGCCTTATGTGTCTGTTGCCAGTCTTCGGAGTCAAGAGTATAAGATTATGCTAAGGAAGAG TTATTGGGACTCTGCCTATGATGACGATGTCATGGAGAACCGGGTTGGCCTGAACCTGCTTTATGCTCAG ACAGTATCAGACATTGAGCGTGGGTGGATCCTAGTCACCAAGGAGCAGCACCGGCAGCTCAAATCACTGCAAGAGAAGGTCTCCAAGAAGGAG TTCCTGCGGCTGGCCCAGACGCTGCGGCACTATGGCTACTTGCGCTTCGATGCCTGTGTGGCTGACTTCCCGGAGAAGGACTGTCCAGTGGTGGTGAGCGCAGGCAACAGTGAGCTCAGCCTCCAGCTCCGCCTGCCTGGCCAGCAACTCCGTGAAGGCTCCTTTCGGGTCACCCGCATGCGGTGCTGGCGGGTCACCTCCTCT GTGCCACTGCCCAGTGGAGGCACAAGCAGCCCAGGTCGGGGCCGGGGTGAGGTGCGCCTGGAACTGGCTTTTGAATACCTCATGAGCAAGGACCGGCTACAGTGGGTCACCATCACCAGCCCCCAG GCTATCATGATGAGCATCTGCTTGCAGTCCATGGTGGATGAACTGATGGTGAAGAAATCCGGCGGCAGTATCAGGAAG ATGCTACGCCGGCGGGTGGGGGGCACCCTGAGACGCTCAGACAGCCAGCAAGCAGTGAAGTCCCCACCGCTGCTT gagTCACCTGATGCCAGCCGGGAGTCCATGGTCAAACTCTCA AGCAAGCTGAGTGCCGTGAGCTTGCGGGGGATTGGCACTCCCAGTACAGATGCCAGTGCCAGTGATGTCCACGGCAATTTCGCCTTTGAGGGCATTGGAGATGAGGATCTGTGA
- the SNX17 gene encoding sorting nexin-17 isoform X3 has product MGAYITSQIHPKAYNIHVNGVLHCRVRYSQLLGLHEQLRKEYGANVLPAFPPKKLFSLTPAEVEQRREQLEKYMQAVRQDPLLGSSETFNSFLRRAQQETQQVPTEEVSLEVLLSNGQKVLVNVLTSDQTEDVLEAVAAKLDLPDDLIGYFSLFLVREKEDGAFSFVRKLQEFELPYVSVASLRSQEYKIMLRKSYWDSAYDDDVMENRVGLNLLYAQTVSDIERGWILVTKEQHRQLKSLQEKVSKKEFLRLAQTLRHYGYLRFDACVADFPEKDCPVVVSAGNSELSLQLRLPGQQLREGSFRVTRMRCWRVTSSVPLPSGGTSSPGRGRGEVRLELAFEYLMSKDRLQWVTITSPQAIMMSICLQSMVDELMVKKSGGSIRKMLRRRVGGTLRRSDSQQAVKSPPLLESPDASRESMVKLSSKLSAVSLRGIGTPSTDASASDVHGNFAFEGIGDEDL; this is encoded by the exons ATGGGAGCTTATATTACGTCTCAGATTCATCCAAAG GCCTATAACATTCACGTGAATGGAGTCCTGCACTGTCGGGTGCGCTACAGCCAACTCCTGGGGCTGCACGAGCAG CTTCGGAAGGAATACGGGGCCAATGTGCTTCCTGCATTTCCCCCAAAGAAGCTTTTCTCTCTGACACCCGCTGAGGTAGAACAGAGGAGAGAGCAGTTAGAGAAGTACATGCAAGCTG TTCGGCAAGACCCATTGCTTGGGAGCAGTGAGACCTTCAATAGTTTCTTGCGTCGGGCACAACAG GAGACACAGCAGGTCCCAACAGAAGAGGTCTCCTTGGAAGTGCTGCTTAGCAACGGGCAGAAAGTTCTGGTCAATGTGCTAACTTCAGATCAGACTGAGGATGTCCTGGAG GCTGTGGCTGCAAAGCTGGATCTTCCAGATGACTTGATCGGATACTTTAGTCTCTTTCTAGTTCGAGAAAAAGAGGATGGAGCCTTTTCGT TTGTACGGAAGTTGCAAGAGTTTGAGCTGCCTTATGTGTCTGTTGCCAGTCTTCGGAGTCAAGAGTATAAGATTATGCTAAGGAAGAG TTATTGGGACTCTGCCTATGATGACGATGTCATGGAGAACCGGGTTGGCCTGAACCTGCTTTATGCTCAG ACAGTATCAGACATTGAGCGTGGGTGGATCCTAGTCACCAAGGAGCAGCACCGGCAGCTCAAATCACTGCAAGAGAAGGTCTCCAAGAAGGAG TTCCTGCGGCTGGCCCAGACGCTGCGGCACTATGGCTACTTGCGCTTCGATGCCTGTGTGGCTGACTTCCCGGAGAAGGACTGTCCAGTGGTGGTGAGCGCAGGCAACAGTGAGCTCAGCCTCCAGCTCCGCCTGCCTGGCCAGCAACTCCGTGAAGGCTCCTTTCGGGTCACCCGCATGCGGTGCTGGCGGGTCACCTCCTCT GTGCCACTGCCCAGTGGAGGCACAAGCAGCCCAGGTCGGGGCCGGGGTGAGGTGCGCCTGGAACTGGCTTTTGAATACCTCATGAGCAAGGACCGGCTACAGTGGGTCACCATCACCAGCCCCCAG GCTATCATGATGAGCATCTGCTTGCAGTCCATGGTGGATGAACTGATGGTGAAGAAATCCGGCGGCAGTATCAGGAAG ATGCTACGCCGGCGGGTGGGGGGCACCCTGAGACGCTCAGACAGCCAGCAAGCAGTGAAGTCCCCACCGCTGCTT gagTCACCTGATGCCAGCCGGGAGTCCATGGTCAAACTCTCA AGCAAGCTGAGTGCCGTGAGCTTGCGGGGGATTGGCACTCCCAGTACAGATGCCAGTGCCAGTGATGTCCACGGCAATTTCGCCTTTGAGGGCATTGGAGATGAGGATCTGTGA